The following proteins are encoded in a genomic region of Balaenoptera ricei isolate mBalRic1 chromosome 14, mBalRic1.hap2, whole genome shotgun sequence:
- the LOC132347889 gene encoding thioredoxin domain-containing protein 17-like, producing MVRSEEVSMSGYEEFTQVVEQHSGKTIFAYFSGFKDTEGKSWCPDCVQAEPVVREGLKHVGEGWVFIYCQVGVKPYWKDPNNDFRKKLELTAVPTLLKYGTPQKLVESECLQADLVGMLFSED from the coding sequence ATGGTCCGCTCTGAAGAGGTGAGCATGTCTGGCTACGAGGAATTCACACAGGTGGTGGAGCAGCACAGTGGCAAGACCATTTTCGcctatttttctggttttaagGACACCGAAGGCAAAAGCTGGTGCCCCGACTGCGTGCAGGCTGAACCAGTTGTACGAGAGGGGCTGAAGCATGTTGGTGAAGGATGGGTGTTTATCTACTGCCAAGTAGGAGTAAAACCTTATTGGAAAGATCCAAATAATGACTTCAGGAAAAAGTTGGAATTAACTGCAGTGCCTACACTACTTAAGTATGGAACACCTCAAAAACTGGTAGAATCTGAGTGTCTTCAGGCCGACCTCGTGGGGATGTTGTTCTCTGAAGATTAA